AGGACGAGGCGGAGGCGGGCGGCAACCCCGACGGCGGCACCGGCATGACCGGCGCGACCTGCCTGTACGCCGTGTACGACCCGGTGACGCGGCACTGCGCGCTCGCCAGGGCCGGGCACCCGATGCCCGCGCTGGTCCACCCGGGCGGCGCCGTCGAGTTCCCCGACCTGCCCGCCGGACCGCCGCTCGGGCTCGGCGGCATCCCGTTCGAGACGGCCGAGCTGGAGCTGGCCGAGGGCAGTCAGCTGGTCTTCTACACGGACGGGCTGATCGAGGACCGGACCCGCGACATCGACGTGGGCCTGGAGCTGCTGCGCACAGCCCTCGCCCACCCCGACCGCACCCCGGAGGAGAGCTGCCGCGCCGTCCTGGAGGCGCTGCTGCCCGCCCACCCCAAGGACGACGTGGCGCTGCTGATCGCCCGCACCCGGGTCCTCGGCCCGGAGCGCGTCGCCGACTGGGACGTGCCGTTCCACCCTGAGGCCGTGTCGGGGCTGCGGACCGCCGCCGCCGAGCGGCTCGACGCGTGGGGCCTGTCCGAGATGGCGTTCACGACGGAGCTGATCCTCAGCGAGCTGATCACCAACGCGATCCGGTACGGCTCCGCTCCCGTCCACGTCCGGCTCATCCACGACCGGGGCCTGATCTGCGAGGTGTCCGACAGCAGCAGCACCTCGCCGCACCTGCGGTACGCGGCGAGCACCGACGAGGGCGGACGCGGGCTGTTCCTCGTCGCCCAGCTGGCCGAGCGGTGGGGCACCCGCTATACCGGCCAGGGCAAGGTCATCTGGGCGGAGCAGCCGCCCCCGGGCCCCGGCTCGTACGACTCGGGGCGCGGCGCCGAGGTGTTCCTGGACGCCCTGGACGCCGACCCTCTGTGAGCCCGGGACGCTAGGGTCGGCAGCGTGTTCTTCACCCCCGGCGGGCCGAGCCTGAGGGAGCTGGCCGTGCAGGCGCTCTCCTCCGTGGAGCGCGGCTACGACCTGCTCGCCCCCGCGTTCGACGCGACGCCCTTCCGCACGCCCGACACCGTTCTGGACGCCGTGGCGGACGCCCTGCGCCCCCTGGCGCCCTTCCGGGCCGGACTGGACCTGTGCTGCGGGACCGGGGCCGGTACGGGCCTCCTGCGGGAGCTGTGCCGGGAGCGGGTGACCGGGGTGGACCTCAGCGCCGGGATGCTCGCCCGGGCGCGGGCCGCCCACCCGCCCCGCGCGGGCGGCCCGGACCCGGAGTGGGTGCGCGCCGACGTACGGGAGCTGCCGTTCCGTACGGAGTTCGATCTCGTGGTGAGCTTCGGGGCGTTCGGGCACTTCCTGCCCGCCGAGCGGCCGGGCCTCTTCGCGCGCGTGCACGGGGCGCTGCGGCCGGGCGGGCTGTTCGCGTTCCCCGTGGTGGCGCCGCCGGTGGTCGGCTCGTCGGCGTACTGGACGCTGTGGGGCTTCGACACGGCGATGCGGGTGCGCAACGCGCTGTGGCGGCCGCGCTTCGTGATGTACCACCGGACCTTCCGGCTGCCCGACGTGACCGCCGGACTGCGCCGGGCGGGCTTCGCCGTGAAGCTCGCGGCGCTGCCCGCGCTGGGCGTGCGCGAGGACGGTGCGCCCCGCTGCCGCCTGGTCATGGCACGCCGCCCCGTGTGAGGCGGGGCGGCGCCGTCGGGGGATGGACCGGATGTGTCACGAACCCTTGCCGACCTCCTTGTTGATCGCCGCGGGGGAGTCGTACTCCTTGTCGGGCATGGACTTCAGGGCGTCCATGACCTTCTTGCTGGCGCCGTGCTCCTCTGCCTGCCGGACGATCTCGTCCTTGGAGGCGGGGTAGCTGACGCCGCCCAGGTTCTTCTGCATCTCGATGGGGTTCACGTCCATGGCGCACGAGTACCACGCGCACGACTTGTCACACTGCCCGGCGTTCCGCAGGGCGAATCCATCACGGTTGCATCACAATGTCGTGTGAAGGTCGGTCAGTGCGGGCATATCCCGCGCGGGGGCGATGTCCCGGTCCGGGACGCCGCCGTTTCAGCCGGCACTTCTTCGCACCACCACCCCCAAGGGAGACGCGCGTCGCCGTTCTCCCCTCTCACCTCATGGCGTCGGAAAGGCAGGTACGCCCATGCTGTTGGCGCATCCCGCTGTGCTTCGAGAGCTCGTTGCCCGGTACGAATCCCTCTGCGCCGCCGCGCAGGAGTGCGCGATCGCGCCGGATCTGCAACGCCGCCTGGACGACGTGACGTACACGCTCTGCGTGACGACCGGCACCCGGAAGCTGGAGCACGCGCTCGCGGCCGCACGGGCCAGGCTGGCCGCGACGGCGGCCGGCTGAGCGAGAGAAGGTTCGGCGGCCCCGGCCCAGGGGTAGACCGGGGCCGCCACGGGTGCCCGCAGGGGAGAGCGGGAACACCCGGCAGCGAACACGCAGGGCGGCGCGAGGAGGGAGCGCCGCCCATCTGTGTTCGGTCAGCGGGCACCGGGCCGCGCCTTGCCGGAGCGGCGGTGCCGTGCGAGCAGTAAATATATATACTGTTGAGTAAGCAAGGGCATGAAAAGTTTCATGCTCGCCGGTGGCCGAAAAAAATCGGCGCCGCCCCGCCGTGCCGGGCCGCCGAAACCATCCACCGCGACGCCGGGCGAACCGCCCGCGCCGACCTGCGGCATCAGTCGTCGATGAAGAAGTCGTGCTGCAT
This genomic window from Streptomyces thermolilacinus SPC6 contains:
- a CDS encoding class I SAM-dependent methyltransferase encodes the protein MFFTPGGPSLRELAVQALSSVERGYDLLAPAFDATPFRTPDTVLDAVADALRPLAPFRAGLDLCCGTGAGTGLLRELCRERVTGVDLSAGMLARARAAHPPRAGGPDPEWVRADVRELPFRTEFDLVVSFGAFGHFLPAERPGLFARVHGALRPGGLFAFPVVAPPVVGSSAYWTLWGFDTAMRVRNALWRPRFVMYHRTFRLPDVTAGLRRAGFAVKLAALPALGVREDGAPRCRLVMARRPV
- a CDS encoding DUF2795 domain-containing protein, which translates into the protein MDVNPIEMQKNLGGVSYPASKDEIVRQAEEHGASKKVMDALKSMPDKEYDSPAAINKEVGKGS
- a CDS encoding DUF5133 domain-containing protein, producing MLRELVARYESLCAAAQECAIAPDLQRRLDDVTYTLCVTTGTRKLEHALAAARARLAATAAG